A stretch of DNA from Terriglobales bacterium:
TCCACCTCACGCAAAGCACAATCCCGCATGCCGTGCTGGGACGCTTCGGCAGCGGCATGGTGCTGCTCAAGCCGGCGCCGGAAGGCACCGGCGTCATCGCCGGCGGCGCGGTGCGGGCCGTGATGACTTCGGCGGGTGTGCAGAACGTGCTCACCAAATCCATCGGCACCGCCAACCCGCACAACGTCGTCAAGGCCACCTTCGACGCTCTGCGCCAGTTGCGCGACCGCGCCGAAGTCGCCACCCTGCGCGGCAAAGCGGCTGAGGAGCTGTGAGCATGAGCGCCAAGAGTCAGAAAAAATCCGGTACCCTGCGCCTGAAGTGGGTGCGTTCGGCCATCCAGGCGCCCAGGAAGCACAAGGCCGTCATCCGCGGGCTGGGCTTTACCCGCCTGAACCAGGTCATCGAGCGCGAAGACACCGCCGCCATCCGCGGCATGGTGGCTGCCGTGCCGCACCTGGTGCACATTGTGGACGGAGCCGCACGCTAAAGGAAACGCCATGAATCTTTCGACACTCAAGAGACCCAGGGGCGCCCGGCGCAATCCCAAGCGCGTGGGCCGCGGCATGGGTTCAGGAACCGGCAAGACCTCCGGGCGCGGACACAAGGGGCAGCTTTCCCGCACCGGCTACAGCCGCGCGCGCGGCTTCGAGGGCGGCCAGAACCCGCTCAAGCGCCGTTTGCCCAAGCGCGGCTTCACCAATATTTTCCGCACCGAGTATGCGGTGGTGAACCTGGAGCGCCTGGCGGCGCTGGGCGAGACCACCATTACGCCTGAGACCTTGCACAAGGCCGGCGTCGTGCGCCGCGCGCTGCCGGTCAAGATCCTGGGCGAGGGCGAACTCAAGACCGCGCTCACCGTCCGCGCCCACAAGTTCTCCAAATCTGCCGCCGAGAAAATAACGAAAGCCGGCGGCAAAGCGGAGCTGGTCGCCGCCAGCTAGATGGCTCGCGTGCAGTTGATTAGGGCTTGTTTTTGGTTTTGTTTTTTTGACTGGCCACTAACCACTGGCCACTGATAACTGTTTTATGTTCGAAAAGCTCGCCAACATCTTCCGCATTCCCGACCTCCGCAAGCGTGTCCTGTTCACGCTGGCGCTGCTGGCCGTCTACCGCCTGGGCGCGCACATCCCCACGCCCGGCATCGACTCTGCCGCCTTGCAGCGCTTCTTCGAGGGCAAGGAAGGCACGATTTTCGGCTACCTCGACCTGTTCAGCGGGGGCAACCTGCGCCGGCTGACGGTGTTCGCCCTGGGCATCATGCCCTACATCACCTCCTCCATCATTCTGCAGTTGCTGACCGTGGTCTATGAGCCGCTGGCCCGCCTGCAGAAGGAAGGCGAGCTGGGCCGGCGCAAGATTACCCAGTGGACGCGCTACCTCACCGTCATTCTGGGTGCGGCGCAGTCGCTCGGCATCGCGCTCTCGCTGCAGCGCGGCGAGGGCCTGGTCATCAATCCCGGCCCCGCCTTCATCCTGCTCACCGTGCTCACTCTCACTACCGGCACCGCCTTCATCATGTGGCTGGGCGAACAGATCACCGAACGCGGCATCGGCAACGGCATGTCCCTGCTCATCTTCGCCGGCATCGTGGTCGGCCTGCCGGGTGGGATTGCCGACCTGTTGCAGAAGGCCCAGACCCAGGCCTGGGGCGGATTCACCGTGCCCGCCATGGCCATCCTGCTGGTGCTCATGCTGTCGGTCGTGGCTTTTATCGTCTATGTCGAGCGCAGCGAGCGCCGCATTCCCGTGCAGTACGCCAAGCGCGTCATCGGACGCAAGGTGATGGGCGGACAGTCCACCCATCTCCCGCTGCGCGTCAATGCCGGCGGCGTCATGCCCGTCATCTTCGCTTCCTCGATCATCACCTTCCCCCAGACCATCGGCCTCGCCTTCAAGGACAACCGTTACATCGCTCCTATCCTGAACGCTCTCAATTGGGGCGAGCCGCTCTATAACGTGCTCTACGCCGCCGGCATCATCTTCTTTGCCTACTTCTACATCTCCATCGTTTTCAATCCGCGGGAAGTGGCCGACAACATGCGCAAGTACGGCGGGTTCGTGCCTGGCATCCGCCCGGGCCGCTGGACGGAGAACCACATCAACGACATCCTCACCCGCCTCACCCTGGTGGGCGCTCTCTATCTCATCATCATCTCGCTCATTCCGGAGTTTCTCATCACCGGCATTCACCTGCACCATCTCCCCGGCGCTTTGGGCGCGTTCTTCGAGCGCATGCCCAACTGGGTCTTGAACGGCCTGGGTCTGAACTTCTATTTCGGGGGGACTTCGCTGCTCATCGTCGTGGGCGTGGCCATGGATACGGTGAATCAGATCGAATCGCACCTCATCATGCGGCATTATGACGGTTTCACGCCGCGCAGCGGTCGCATCCGCGGCCGCAGGGCGTGGTAGCCGTGCACGCGGAGGCAGCCAAGATGAGCGATCCCAAGTCCCGTCCCATCGGTCCTGTCATCCTGCTGGGTGCGCCCGGCGCCGGCAAGGGCACCCAGGCCAAAATCATTGCCGAGAACTATGCCATTCCCCAGCTCTCCA
This window harbors:
- the rpsE gene encoding 30S ribosomal protein S5, whose translation is MPAAKKRLDAGQFQLKDQVVSINRVTKVVKGGKNLSFAALVVVGDPTAAVVGYGSGKAREVPQAIRKGIEAAKKNLVKVHLTQSTIPHAVLGRFGSGMVLLKPAPEGTGVIAGGAVRAVMTSAGVQNVLTKSIGTANPHNVVKATFDALRQLRDRAEVATLRGKAAEEL
- the rpmD gene encoding 50S ribosomal protein L30 produces the protein MSAKSQKKSGTLRLKWVRSAIQAPRKHKAVIRGLGFTRLNQVIEREDTAAIRGMVAAVPHLVHIVDGAAR
- the rplO gene encoding 50S ribosomal protein L15, with the translated sequence MNLSTLKRPRGARRNPKRVGRGMGSGTGKTSGRGHKGQLSRTGYSRARGFEGGQNPLKRRLPKRGFTNIFRTEYAVVNLERLAALGETTITPETLHKAGVVRRALPVKILGEGELKTALTVRAHKFSKSAAEKITKAGGKAELVAAS
- the secY gene encoding preprotein translocase subunit SecY — protein: MFEKLANIFRIPDLRKRVLFTLALLAVYRLGAHIPTPGIDSAALQRFFEGKEGTIFGYLDLFSGGNLRRLTVFALGIMPYITSSIILQLLTVVYEPLARLQKEGELGRRKITQWTRYLTVILGAAQSLGIALSLQRGEGLVINPGPAFILLTVLTLTTGTAFIMWLGEQITERGIGNGMSLLIFAGIVVGLPGGIADLLQKAQTQAWGGFTVPAMAILLVLMLSVVAFIVYVERSERRIPVQYAKRVIGRKVMGGQSTHLPLRVNAGGVMPVIFASSIITFPQTIGLAFKDNRYIAPILNALNWGEPLYNVLYAAGIIFFAYFYISIVFNPREVADNMRKYGGFVPGIRPGRWTENHINDILTRLTLVGALYLIIISLIPEFLITGIHLHHLPGALGAFFERMPNWVLNGLGLNFYFGGTSLLIVVGVAMDTVNQIESHLIMRHYDGFTPRSGRIRGRRAW